Genomic segment of Penaeus vannamei isolate JL-2024 chromosome 36, ASM4276789v1, whole genome shotgun sequence:
GatgctggagaaggaggagagggaacggaaaagggaagagttgaaggagagggagaaggaggaaagggaaaggagaagggatgaggtgaaggaaagggagaagcgggagaaggaggaaagggaaagaaaaagggaggaggtgaagcagagggaaaaggaggaaagggaaagaaaaagggaggaggtgaagcagagggaaaaggaggaaagggaaaggaaaagggaggaggtgaaggagagggggaagcgggagaaggaggaaagggaaaggaaaaaggaggaggtgaaggagagggagagggaggaaagggaaaggaaaagggagggggtgaaggagaggaagaggagggagaaagaggaaaagcaccATCAAGTGTAGGTggcgaagtagaggaagaggcgggagagggaggaaaatagggaaaagaagaaaaaaatgaaaaaggaaaaaaaaaacaaggggacACCTTTAGGTTGGTGTCCTCCGGAGACGTCCGACGAGGTCGCGGCTCTCTTGCACTCGACCTGGCAGAGCCGGATGAGCCAGCTGGAGGCCTCTGCACTGACCCTCTTCTGTGCTGGCCGCTGTATCCCAGTTGTGTCCTCTACCTTCGTCCGGGAGTGCATGGGCACCGCCCCCTGGTCACTCTCGACGGGCGAGTTCAGCACCAAGGTCACGAGCGGGGAATACCAGCTCATCTTGCCGAGCGCGAAGGCCCTTCAATACATGCTGCTCGACCTCGAGCATGATGAGCTAGTTTCGCTTGGCCAGGCACGAGGCGTCTGCCTCGAACTGCCATGCTTCCTTGCCCGGGTCACACCCAGCAAGCGCCCTCGAGAGGAGGACGCCTAAGAGCAGCCAGACAAGCGCCCCCGTTTGGACGGCCGAAGCGAAGCGTGCAAGCGACCTTGCGAGGACGACGCCCAAGGTGGCAAACGCAGGTGCCGGTGATCATGGCAAGGCACAGCCGCTTCGCCGTCCAGGGGGCGCTGCCCgccgtgggggggagggagatctaaaagagaaaaaagaaaagaaagtaaaacgaaaaaattaaaaaaaaagaatggccaaggccaaggaacctaaaaggcagactgccaagtcgCCCAAGGAACCTAAGAGAGACGGCCAATTTTGTGAAAgataaaaacggagaaaaacgaaaaaatagtgggactctttctcctctctctctctctctctctctctctctctctctctctatctatctatctatctatctatctatctatctatctatctatctctctatctatctatctctctctctctctctctctctctctctctctctctctctctctctctctctctctctctcgtcttgtgagacaaaggttttctttgaggggaagaggagactggtgtctgaggaataatctctctctctctctctctctctctctctctctctctctctctctatatatatatatatatatatatatatatatatatatatatatatatatatatatatatatatatatatatatatatatatatatatatatatatatatatattatatcctcctttccctcacccttccccgcgCCCCCCGGCCGCAGCAGCACCTCCGCCTGGGAACCGGAAGCGGCCAGTTTGAGGGCGAGCTCCTTCCCATTGTAGCTCACGCGCACCACGAGCCCGTATCTGCCCCTCCCGATGCggacctccttctccttctggaGGAACCTCCGTTCCTTGGGCGAAAGCTTGGCCACCTACATCCTGGGGCTGCTTCCTGAGTGCGCTCGAAGGGCTGCGCTCGGCTTGGCTTGCTTCCGCTGAGCTGTGCGCGAGGTCTTGCTCGCAGGCGGTAAGGCTCAGGAACGATCAATTTGGCGGGAATGTTGGGACTATCAGTTCAGGGTAAAGAGCTTGTTTCCAAAGCAAAAGATAGTCGCTAAGCAAGAAAATTGAATAtgcatttctcctcttcttaatcATGCACCACGTGTCTTccatccacttctttctcctagcCGTGCGCCTTTTTCTGATCCTTCAATCCGCAGATTCGTTCAAAACCTTCACATTTCCCCATATATCAGCAGCATTCCTCTCCTCCAAAGCTTCCAACGCCACAAACCTATTCCTACACTCCCATTTaaaatcctccctttcctctccgtcccttcttAGCAGATCAATATCGTACCTACACACCACAACATTCCCTTTCTTTTGACTCCGAAGTTTAAATCTTAATTTTGATACCACAAAAGTCGATGATCACTGCCAACACCTCTTCGTCTTGCACAAACATCCAACAAAGAACTCCGATGCCTCCTACTGATGGCAATATGATAAATGTGATGTTTATGCTCCCCACGTAGTTTTACGTCGCGGTGTTGGAAAAGTGTGACCCGATGACCAACTCTTTTGCTAAACAAAAACCCAAACCTAATCCCAATGTCATTCATCCTACTTCCAGCCCGCATCCTCCCCATTCCctgtctactccctctccttcccctaccttctcctttcttcccccttccccccttcccccttccttctcctcctccctccctcctttctcctactttcctacccctaccttcctcccttcacctctttttcttctctttcctcagaCCGTTTAGTAGGCCTTCCGAGAACTGCGTTAAAGTCACCAGTGCGCAGCGGAGTATCGTGCCTGGCGACTCTTCCCAATGCTTCCTGTCACTTCTCATAGAAATtaaaatgtgtatgtgcgtgtatgtgtgtgcgtgtgtcaggatgtgcgcgcgcgcgtgtgtctgtgtgtgtgtgtgtgtgtgtgagtgtgagtgtgtgtgtgtgtgtgtgtgtgtgtgtgtgtgtgtgtgtgtgtgtgtgtgtgtgtgtgtgtgtgtgtgtgtgattgtgtgtttgtgtgtgtgtgtgattgtgtgtttgtgtgtgtgtgtgtgtatgtatatgtatctatatgtacgtatagaatcatacacacacaaatatatatgcatatatatatatatatatatatatatatatatatatatatatatatgtgtgtgtgtgtgtgtgtgtgtgtgtgtgtgtgtgtgtgtgtgtgtgtgtgtgtgtgtgtgtgtgtgtgtgtgtttgtgtatacatatgtacatacagtatattcacacacgcgcgcgcgcgcacacacacacacacacacacacacacacacacacacacacacacacacacacacacacacacacatatgtatatatatatatatatacatatatatatatatatatatatatatatatatatatatgtgtgtgtgtgtgtgtgtgtgtgtgtgtgtgtgtgtgtgtgtgtgtgtatctgtgtgtgtgtgtgtgtgtgtgtgtgtgtgtgtgtgtgtgtgtgtgtgtgtgtgtggaaaggtatgaataagaacgaatatccACAATACAAGtattttcgttctcattcatacctttacacatttgtcaacatgaatacggttcatatatatatatatatatatatatatatatatatatatatatatatatatatgtatacatatatatatacatatatatatatatatatatatatatatgtgtgtgtgtgtgtgtgtgtgtgtgtgtgtgtgtgtgtgtgtgtgtgtgtgtgtgtgtgtgtgtgtgtgtgtgtgtgtgtgtgtgtgtgtgtgtgtgtgtgtgtgtgtgtgtgtgtatatgatctatatgtgtgtatatatatatatatatatatatatatatatatgtatatatatatatatatatatatatatatatataaataaatatatatatatatttatatatatatatgtgtgtgtgtatatatatatatatatatatatatatatatatatatatatatttatgtatatatatatatatatatatatatatatatatatgtatatatatatatatatgtatatatatacatatatatatatatgtatatatatattcatatgtacatatgtatatatattcacacaaacacacacacacacacatatatataatgaattatatatatatatatatatatatatatacatacatatatatatacatatatatataaatataaatatatgtacatatgtatatatgaatatataaatgtatatttgtgtacacacatgcacacacacacacaaacactctcatatatatatatatatatatatatatatatatatatatatatatatatatatatatatatatatatatatacatatatatatatacatatatatttacatatttatatatatataaatatatatatatatatataaatatatatatatatacatatatatataaatatataaatatatatatatatatataatatatatatatatatatatatatatatatatatatatatatatatatatatgtatatatatatatatatatataatatatatatatatatatatatatatatatatatatatatatatatatatatatatatatatatatatatatatatatgtatatatgtatgtgtatatatatatatatatatatatatatatatatatatatatatatatatatatatatatatatatatatatatatatatatatatatatatatatatatatatatatatatatatgtgtatttatatggaaAATGGattacagagggggaggggaagagtatgCAAAAGGTTTGtagaagtatatatgcatatatatatatatatatatatatatatatatatatatatatatatatatatatatatatgtgtgtgtgtgtgtgtgtgtgtgtgtgtgtgtgtgtgtatatatatatatatatatatatatatatatatatatatatatatatatatatatatatatatatatatatatacatatatatttacatatttatatatatatataaatatatatatatatatatacatatacatatatatatatatataaatatatatatatatatatatatatatatatatatatatatatatatatatatatatatatatatatatgtatataatatatatatatatatatatatatatgtgtatatatatatatatatatatatatatatatatatatatatatatatgtatatatatatataatatatatatatatatatatataaatatgtaaatatttatgtatatatatatatatatatatatatatatatatataaatatgtaaatatttatgtatatatatatatatatatatatatatatatatatatatgtatatatgtatgtatatatatatgtatttatatggaaaaTGGattacagagggggaggggaagagtatgCAAAAGGTTTGTAGAAGTTGGGGTAGTAGAATAGGGGGATGTGGGATGTGTGGAAGAGGGATTAGTGTTTGCAAGGTAGTACTGTGGAGAGGTGAACAATAAGGCTACAGAGTATTAACTCCTATGATATGAATGACATGACCATGAAGTCAATAATAAATTTGGCTTGAAGGGCAGGTTGACACAAATGCTGTTGTGCCTTGGGGCTCAGCCTTAAATCCAGTTAGTTTTGCATTTTCTTCTccactctatttctttccctcctccaaccctttaTCTTACCCACTGCTTAAGGTGTGAGAGCTGAGTCTCCCCTAGTCCATCATGAACGGACTAAGAGAGACGGCTGCAGTATTCccatttagttgtctagcccttacacCACAAAGGGACCCTGAGAGGTGGACTGTTTCTCTCCTCAACTATACTCCAGACTTACCATGGCTAGTAATGAAGATTTTACACCCTTATAAGGGGCATTAAGAGTTACCCCTTTATCAACTAGCCCCACAGATTTAACCCCATGCTCTCCTTTGATTATGACTCtgaacactgctactactaccaccagcTCAATGCTTACTATCACCTCAGTCTATTCCAAATTATCTaccccactccatccactcccaacATCCTCTACTTCATCTCTTCCACTCAACAGCTTTCTTCCTCTAGCACCCATTACTCCCTTACTAAGAAGTTTTAGCTGCACTATGAAATGTTTTGTATCTTTAGATATATCTCACATTTTCTCATCATTTCCACTGAATGATCACAAAATAAAATGCCTCATTTAATACCACAATAAGTTTATTTTAAGAACATTACATAAGCAACAACAactttatttttccatttcaacATTTTGCTTAATATTtggcatttttattgttacttttcatATCTAACAGATGAAATATCTAAAGCACTTATACAATTTTAAGATGTCCTTAAATAACATAAAAGGATATTCATAAAATACATGTGACttggtttcttattttttcctggaAGTACTCCCAGCAAGGAAATACAACAAAAGTTACatcttacacacatatgtaaaataaagaaaaagcatGTACAAAGACTtggaaaatatacacatatattaagagTATAACACATCTCTGAATGCAATGGCGGAGATGGTTTTCTGATGTCCCGAGTATTCCCGCTTCACTTCTCCTGTTTCCACAGACCATAACCGTGCCGTGTTATCCGAGGAACCTGCAAGAGGATTTGCATGTTAAATTCAATGAAGCACTGTCAGAACATTCCAAATTCCTACCTGTTGAATATCTTACTTTTAAGCACATGATAAATTTCCAACCTCTGTTTCAGCATCATAGATTCAAACACACGGGAAATTTCTGATTTTGTTTAATATCTCAAATCAAAACAAATGAGAAATGTCCTTTCAttcaaacaaatgaaaataaaatcttaagTACATATCTACAGCTTGaactaacaagaaaaataaataaaataatttaccAGTCACAACATGTTGAGAGTCAGCAGAAAAGGCAACATCCCACACCCAGCGCTGACTACTGTCTCGGAGCTCTGTCATCTGAGAGAAATCAGCCGTTTTCCATATCTTGGCTGTGTGATCAGCTGATGTTGTTACCATCATGCTGAAAGAAGTATAATCGGCACAAATTTATGTCATAATACTTGTTATCAAAAGTTTCAAGAAAATGTTGATTTGAAGACATTGTCTGATATCTATTGTAAACTacagagaaataataaaataacggaAAAACTAAAAGCAATATCACTGATAATTGTATTGGCGAATTTGATAATATCTAGAGAATTATGCATCTTCAATAGTTCCATAAAACATCAAATATTCTTGATTACTGCACACAAAGCAAATTAAGTACACAAAACTCATTCCCAAGCAAATTAAAACAAACTTACGTAGAATCCGGACTGAACTTGACTTTGAGTGCATATTTGTTGTGAGCAAGGAGTGATTTTGTGGGAGTGAGTGTGATGGGTGTATCGCCTGTTCCACCTGAGAGTCTCCACACGTAGCATTTGCCCTTGTTGTTCACCGCAGCCATGTAAGTGCCTTCAGGATCAATGGCAATGCTTTGGATACTGGCATCAGGTTCAGGTATCTGCCAGAATTAAATCTTACATTTAAGCAATAGGGTTCTTATCAACAGTGGTGTTACTGTATATTAATATTCGCATCCACATTTACATAAAGTACGTATCATTTGCTGTATCATTCATCCATTTTCTGAATAATCAGCATGAAATATACTCACCAGCTGCTCATTATGCTCAGTTTTCACATCCCAAATGTGAATCACTCCAGACTGATCCCCGACAAAGAGCTCTGCCTGGTTTGGGTGAAGGCAAGCACAGTTGACCGGAGCACTAACTTGGAAGATTCTCGACACGTGCAAGTTTCTGGACCTGTTAAGTGGTTGTAATATTACCAATAAATTTCCAATTGTATCTACAAAGCTGATTGTGTCATGATGATGTCTCCAGAGGGAAAGCAGGAGTACTTTGATAGAATTTAAGCAGGTGGTGAGTGAGCTACAAAAATCCTTGAATTATACATAAATTCCAAATAAAATACCTCATCACCTCAAAACTCACAAGTCATACAAGACATGGAAACACatgatttttatatatcattattattattattattattattattattattattattattattattattattattatcattattattattattattattattattattattattattattattatttatatttatatttatatttatatttatatttatatctatatctatatctatatttatatttatattaatattaatattattattattatcatatatatatatatatatatatatatatatatatatatatatatatatatatatatatatatatatatatatatatacatatatatacatacatacatacatatatatatatatatatatatatatatatatatatatatatatatatatatatatatatatatatatatatatatatatatatatatatatatttctttttctttctttttttttctttggccatACCTCAAATCCCATATTTTAGCAGTAGAATCCTCTCCCCCTGTGAACATCCACTTGCCATCCTCCTGGAATCCTACAGCTGTAACATTTTTGCTCACTCCCTCATAGTTGATAACTGGATTTGGTGCTGAGGAGTTGATGTCATACATACGGATATGCTGGTACCCTGCAGCTGCGAGCAACTGTCGGTCAGGCGTTATTTCCATGGCATTCACTTGCTGTTTCCAGTTAAGGATAATTCTACACTGGATGTTCTATTCTTCTCTACTAATTGGGAAAGGAATGTTCTATATTACTAAAAAGCAATGGTAGAGGAAAATATGCTCGATTGTAGTGGTTTTCAAGGGAAGAAGATAAATAGAATCCCATCAGTTCTCAATATCAAGGTACGTAGAATAAAAACTGGTGAGGTTCTAGTAACATGGTAAAATTACTGACGCTTATATGTTGCAGGACCCTCATCATCTCTTTTACCTTTTATTAACAAAAAGTTTAGTAAGTAATAGAGACACAGTAACACCAGAGTAAAAGTATTCACAAATACACACCATAGGTAAaatcattacatacattacatacattacatacatacatacataaatatacatatatgtccccaaacatacaaacatatataaaacataaatatacatacaaaaacatacatacatcaatatacatatgcatacataaatatacatacataaatataaatacataaacaaacatacatatacatatatacatatatatacatacatacatacatatacctatatacatatacatatatacatatacctatatacatatacctatatacatatacatatatacatatacaagcatacatacttatacatgcagacatacatatacatacaaacgcatatacatacaaatacatacatatatacatacatatacatacacaaatacatactaatacatacatatacatacataaatataaatatttatgtatatcttttttttgccAAATACATTCTCACATTAAATTTTGCAATTTATAATTTATTCAACCATAACAGAAAACATAAAGCATAAATTCTGATTTGACTATCTGAATCcatcatatgtatgtaatttCCAACTACCAAGCAGTTAAACTACTGGATCTGGGAGACATGGACATGGCTGAGTGGTAGGTGATGGGGATCTGTCATCGTGAAAAAAATTGGCAAAGGGATAGGATGACAGAAATATGTCCTTAACAGATAATGTTGCTGATTGGGGACTGACAGGGACATCTTGCCATGTGTAGAAAGTTCTTGGAGGGAGATTAGACTCAGTGACCTTTAGAGAGGGATTCTTGCATCATTTCCACCAGTAAACATGAGTGGAATTTACCGTCTGTTACTGGCACGTCAAGACACTATTTACATGTGCAGTAACACTCCTGGCTGCCTTGACTGGAAGCACAATGTTCAAGAAAACTGAAAattacaatgtaaaaaaaaaataacacaagtaACACACTGttacttgtcattattgttattgtgcaGCATTGTAGATATCTAAAGAGATAATATAGAGTCTGCTCAATGAAAGCagtctattactattatgatacaGTGTAGGAAATGAGAAATTCAGGCATCAGAAAATGGCAAAATTACATATGTAGAATATGAGCTATTAACACAGCAAAGAGTAGGCAAGGAGTCTTGATACTAcacatgtgtgttcgtgtgggacAGGACTACAAGACAAACACCAACTCTCATAAGTCTTTTATTGCATTTTGGATCACAACTGAGCTGCAAGGCAGTCAGTTCCAACAAGTTAAAATGAACACACTATTTTCATCATGGTCATTCAAATAGTACTGGAAAatgacctttaaaaaaaatataattggcTAAATATCTACAAATAAAAGCAGCAATAACTTATCACTTGTGCAAAAAAATTACAATAGCAGACTCTCGTCCCAGACAATATACTGAAACTCAATCATTCTCTCCTTTATATCCCGTGACAAGTATGAtttaaaccttttttctttttcttttctttttttaagtgatgatgatgatgatgatgatggacagTGGTGATGATCATTGATAGTACTGGTGAtgataggtgatgatgatggacagTGGTGATGATCATTGATAGAACTGGTGAtgataggtgatgatgatggacagTGGTGATGATCATTGATAGtactagtgatgatggtgatgattatggacATTGGTGATGATCATtgatagtagtggtgatgatggatgatgatgataatgatgatggatagtggtgatgatcattgatagtagtggtgatgatggatgatggtgatggacaGAGGTGATGATAATTtatagtagtggtgatgatgactgaagatgatgatgatggacagTGGTGATGATCATtgatagtagtggtgatggttgatgattgatgatgatgatgatgatgatgatgatggacagTGGTGATCATtgatagtagtggtgatgatggatgatgatgatgatgactgaagaATGAAGATTAATGATTGGAGATTGAAGATTGAAGATTGATAACTGATGACGATAATGTTTGAGGGGTAAAACTGTGAAAACAATTATATGAAAGTATTTGCAGAGAATGCCAACAGTAGTACTAAGAGGGATGTGGAACAAGAGATACAAAGGATTCATGCAGTATTAGTTGTACACAAGGGAAGCATATGATTATGGCAAATGCCTTTTCCTCTTGCTGTTTCTTAAAGGAAAGAATTAGCAATACAGCCTAAAGGCCCTTGGTAAAATtgtgtatttctctgtcttcctttcattgttttatttacaaGTTCAGACATAGAAAATAGGGCATCAATTATAAAGTCGGTGAAGAATACTGCCTAACTTATccatttttataaaaaatattcaaCATCTTTGATCTTCAGATTCAGTCTTGGTAGCATATACAGTTAAAATCTAGTTTATTCATTCTAGTGCAATCCTTTCCTTGTTCCTTCTACTTTAAACTTCAGTTTGAGTGTAGCATTTAGAAACGAAATAAGAACTAGAATATATAACACGgataaataacgaaaaacaaaactACTAGGGCAAGTCAAGAATGATAactggtagaaataataataaatgaggtGAATAAACAAAATTAACCATCATGTCTATTCAAAGGATACAGACTCGTTGTGTTGAAGAGTGCGCTGGCAAATCCCACTATGGGCTTGCCACAACTTGATATTGTGATCATAACTAGCTGTCGCTAAAATGACTTGATCTCCTGACTCGTCACTCGACATGATTCCCACTCAGCGTAAAAATTTCAGCAGAAAACCGAGATAATTTTTTCACCGCCCAACTATCGTGccgagtttgtttacatttctcgcTCATCGTCCGGCAGAGATAAGAGCCGTCGCTTACACTATGGGAATATATGATGAAAGTGAGTGCGTTGACATTTGTTATAGGGAATATTTTAAGAGgcaattttctgtatttttctgagCTGCTATTTCTCTACTATTATCTAAATgtctattatcaatttcattaaaaAAGATGTATACTCAATCTATATTGCATCCCTAGAAAGGATTCATATGAGGCTAATGCACTACACTGGGCTAGTTGGCATCAcatgatatatttgtatctaaTTCATGGACAAGTCAATCCTAAAATTGGCAAGACACACAGCAAGTAGATACAGGAACGAATAAACATGAAATATACAAAGATGTTTTGCTCTTCGttgtttgatttttaaaaaggCAGAAAAACATGAATCTCCAAACGCTACATCTTATTTATCaaaaatggaataataaaaagcatatgataatcatcaatataTTGCAATATGTTCCCtttgaagagataaataaatatgaacattTGAGACATATCGTATTTTTAAGTGGGAGTGAATGACGCTGTTGTGGTCTGACGTCAGCTGTGACAGACTGACGTAGTTGGGCAAAGGTGACACTTCAGTGCGCTTATTTCACGTGAATTTCCCCTTTTATACTGTCAATTCCTTCATATTGTGAGTATGTAGTTGACTCTGAACCGGAATTTAAGAAAGCTGGAGAAGATGAATGtgtgtattatttcattattagcttcacttttttttcttttttttttttttagggataagGCGTGGGTGGATATTTACCAATTTTATACACTTCGCTTTTTTATTTTACAATATCTGTGGATAGAAATGTTAGGTTAATTGAACTGAATATGGAGTATGTGCTACTATTTATTGCGTATTAAGGAAATTTTGATACCTTGTTAAATGAACCAATGCACCTtatcaaataaagataaaaacgtcAAATTAAATGCAGTTAACACCTGTGCCTAGCTTTTTAACAAGATGTTCTCAGTCATTACTTGAATCACGTGTGTGAAAGCTGTACATGCACCatttttctcatttactttctttttcattcaatcTTTAAATTGTATTAAAATgcctcaaatatatataaattccaggGCTACACAGTTTTCACCTATCAAATTATTTTCCAGGTAAAAGGATGGAATTTGAGTCAATCAAAGCCTAAGGCGCAAGCGATACACCTGCTGAATCGGCTGCCACTTGCAAATCTTGCCAACGGCCACCATGTCTCTAAACGGCATTCTGAGACGGGCTTCGAGCTTTCTTGGCATCACCGG
This window contains:
- the Lst8 gene encoding target of rapamycin complex subunit lst8 translates to MSSDESGDQVILATASYDHNIKLWQAHSGICQRTLQHNESQVNAMEITPDRQLLAAAGYQHIRMYDINSSAPNPVINYEGVSKNVTAVGFQEDGKWMFTGGEDSTAKIWDLRSRNLHVSRIFQVSAPVNCACLHPNQAELFVGDQSGVIHIWDVKTEHNEQLIPEPDASIQSIAIDPEGTYMAAVNNKGKCYVWRLSGGTGDTPITLTPTKSLLAHNKYALKVKFSPDSTMMVTTSADHTAKIWKTADFSQMTELRDSSQRWVWDVAFSADSQHVVTGSSDNTARLWSVETGEVKREYSGHQKTISAIAFRDVLYS